The Lacrimispora xylanolytica genome has a segment encoding these proteins:
- a CDS encoding cation-translocating P-type ATPase — MSKTLKQAFSPDVLSDLQKLPVKEVYSALNTGEKGLSKSEVATRIHQFGKNALQEKKDQPLIFKFLSNFTHFMAILLWCAGLVGFIAQLPELGIAIWMVNIINGAFSFWQEFRAGKATEALKKLLPDYARVVRDGEEQKILAEDLVPGDLILLGEGDRISADARLVEDNDLSVNQSTLTGESHPVHKSKDEVIRDDLSRSEQPDMIFAGTNVAAGTCKAIVYATGMNTEFGKIAGLTQTLKEELSPLQKEMNKLTRTVSILAISIGVVFFLLSILLVGTELAVAFIFAMGMIVAFIPEGLLPTVTLSLAMGVQRMAKRNALIKRLSAVETLGCTTVICTDKTGTLTQNEMTVSNIFIGGKSLDVTGVGYDPSEGRILENGHPVAPGTPDLSRLLSAAALCCNAHLVPPGPESSRFTVLGDPTEAALLVAAQKYGLAPEDLNKKELRLRELPFDSVRKRMTTIHQVSNDRIAFTKGAPKEVLELCTHIRVNGTSMEMDGKTRAEIMEINDRYARNGLRVLAVASRNLKGITGIPQSLSQYTPELIEQELTFLGLIAMVDPPRPEVSEAVKKCHRAGIRIIMITGDYGLTAESIARRIGIIKGEHPRIITGIELGKMQPEELKKALEGEVLFARVAPEQKLQVVSALQEMKHIVAVTGDGVNDSPALKKADIGVAMGLSGTDVAKEAADMILTDDNFASIVNAVEEGRAVYNNIRKFAVYIFNSNMAEAVPMIFYLFSRGTIPLPLTIMQVLCIDLGTDMVPAMGLGAESPEPGIMDIPPRSQKESLLTKKLLSRALLWYGSMEAIACMAAFFYLNWLNGWPGTPLPGTGTIYRMATTMTFAAIILAQVGAVFACRTERVSIFKTGFHTNKLILVGILVELILLSLITYLPFLHNLFNTAPLGLKEWVFLIWIPFAVLLIDEIRKFFLRNLRPRKNKGNYEKKEMYNS, encoded by the coding sequence ATGAGTAAAACATTAAAGCAAGCATTTTCTCCCGATGTGTTATCCGATTTACAAAAACTGCCCGTAAAAGAGGTGTATTCTGCTTTAAACACCGGAGAAAAAGGGCTGTCAAAATCAGAGGTCGCCACGCGCATCCACCAGTTTGGAAAAAATGCGCTCCAGGAGAAGAAGGACCAGCCCCTTATCTTTAAATTTCTCTCTAACTTTACCCACTTTATGGCCATTCTCCTCTGGTGCGCAGGCTTAGTGGGCTTCATTGCCCAGCTGCCTGAACTTGGAATTGCAATCTGGATGGTAAATATCATAAACGGTGCGTTCAGTTTTTGGCAGGAATTCCGGGCTGGCAAAGCAACTGAGGCTTTAAAGAAGCTCCTTCCAGATTATGCCCGTGTGGTCCGGGACGGGGAAGAGCAAAAAATACTGGCAGAGGATCTGGTCCCTGGTGATCTCATCCTCCTTGGAGAAGGGGACCGCATTTCAGCCGATGCCCGTCTGGTGGAGGACAATGATTTAAGCGTGAATCAATCCACCCTGACCGGAGAATCCCATCCAGTCCACAAATCTAAGGATGAGGTAATACGAGATGACCTCTCACGTTCCGAACAGCCTGATATGATTTTCGCCGGAACCAACGTAGCGGCAGGAACCTGTAAGGCAATTGTCTATGCGACCGGTATGAATACGGAGTTTGGAAAAATTGCAGGCCTTACCCAGACGCTGAAAGAAGAATTAAGTCCTCTTCAAAAAGAGATGAATAAGCTGACCAGGACTGTTTCCATTCTTGCCATCAGCATTGGTGTCGTATTTTTCCTGCTGTCCATTCTGCTGGTTGGTACAGAATTAGCCGTGGCATTTATTTTCGCCATGGGTATGATCGTAGCGTTTATCCCGGAGGGACTCCTTCCCACCGTTACCTTATCCCTTGCCATGGGCGTTCAGCGGATGGCCAAAAGAAATGCCCTCATCAAACGTCTTTCTGCTGTGGAGACACTGGGCTGTACCACTGTTATTTGTACGGATAAAACAGGAACTCTGACCCAAAATGAGATGACCGTAAGCAATATCTTTATCGGGGGAAAATCCCTTGATGTAACCGGAGTAGGTTATGACCCTTCGGAAGGCAGAATTCTAGAAAATGGACACCCTGTGGCTCCCGGAACACCAGATTTAAGCAGGCTCTTAAGTGCAGCGGCCCTTTGCTGCAACGCTCATCTCGTACCCCCAGGCCCGGAATCCTCCCGTTTTACTGTACTTGGAGACCCCACTGAGGCCGCTCTGCTGGTGGCTGCCCAAAAGTACGGCCTAGCACCAGAGGATTTAAATAAGAAAGAACTCCGCCTTCGTGAGCTGCCATTTGATTCTGTAAGAAAACGGATGACCACGATTCACCAGGTCTCAAACGACCGGATCGCCTTTACAAAAGGCGCTCCAAAGGAAGTTCTTGAGCTATGCACCCACATAAGGGTTAATGGAACCTCCATGGAAATGGACGGAAAGACCCGTGCCGAAATCATGGAAATCAATGACCGTTATGCAAGAAACGGCCTCAGAGTCCTTGCCGTTGCATCCAGAAACCTAAAAGGCATTACCGGAATTCCTCAAAGCTTAAGCCAATATACCCCGGAACTTATTGAGCAGGAGCTTACCTTTTTAGGTCTCATTGCCATGGTTGATCCTCCCCGTCCGGAAGTATCCGAAGCGGTTAAGAAATGTCACAGGGCAGGCATACGGATTATCATGATCACCGGTGACTATGGTCTCACGGCAGAAAGCATTGCCCGCCGAATCGGAATTATAAAAGGGGAACATCCAAGAATTATTACAGGAATCGAACTTGGGAAAATGCAGCCGGAAGAACTTAAGAAAGCCCTGGAGGGTGAAGTACTCTTTGCCAGAGTGGCGCCGGAACAAAAGCTGCAGGTGGTAAGTGCACTTCAGGAGATGAAGCATATCGTTGCGGTTACAGGCGACGGAGTCAACGATTCTCCAGCTTTAAAAAAGGCAGACATCGGTGTTGCCATGGGACTTTCCGGCACTGATGTGGCAAAAGAGGCTGCTGACATGATCCTGACCGATGATAACTTCGCTTCCATTGTCAATGCAGTGGAGGAAGGGCGTGCAGTCTACAATAATATTCGTAAATTTGCAGTGTACATTTTTAACAGCAATATGGCTGAGGCAGTGCCTATGATTTTCTATCTCTTCTCCAGAGGTACGATTCCACTTCCCCTGACCATTATGCAGGTACTTTGTATTGACCTTGGAACCGATATGGTACCGGCCATGGGTCTGGGTGCAGAATCACCGGAGCCTGGCATCATGGATATTCCACCCCGTTCACAAAAAGAGTCTCTGCTGACTAAAAAACTGCTTTCACGTGCCCTCTTATGGTACGGCTCCATGGAAGCAATCGCCTGTATGGCTGCTTTCTTTTACCTAAACTGGCTGAACGGCTGGCCTGGTACTCCCCTTCCCGGTACAGGGACCATTTACCGGATGGCGACCACCATGACATTTGCAGCCATTATACTGGCACAGGTAGGTGCTGTATTTGCCTGCCGGACCGAGCGGGTATCCATCTTTAAAACAGGCTTTCATACCAACAAGCTGATTCTTGTGGGAATCTTGGTAGAGCTGATTCTTTTAAGCCTCATCACCTACTTACCGTTCCTCCACAATCTTTTTAATACGGCTCCACTGGGCTTAAAGGAATGGGTATTCTTAATCTGGATTCCATTTGCGGTTCTGCTCATTGATGAAATCAGGAAATTCTTCCTGCGAAATCTTAGACCCAGAAAGAATAAAGGAAATTATGAGAAGAAGGAGATGTATAATTCATGA
- a CDS encoding potassium channel family protein, whose translation MKVIIIGGGQVGAYLASLLLERGHEIKIIDVRETRIPVLKRDLPEECVICGNGAEPRVLEAAGINQTDVVAAVTGSDETNLVVATLSRMEYGVRRVVGRVNNPKNAWLFQGIMGVDAALNQADLMARLVAEEMTMGDMMTLLKLHGGQYSLVERIVDPASPAAGKTVKEINLPLECVLVAILRKDQLLLPRGNTHLIAGDKVVAIAHNSYLDHLAETLGSEK comes from the coding sequence ATGAAGGTCATAATTATTGGCGGTGGCCAAGTTGGTGCATATTTAGCTTCCCTTCTATTGGAACGGGGGCATGAAATTAAAATCATTGATGTGAGAGAAACCAGGATCCCGGTCTTAAAGCGTGACCTTCCTGAGGAATGTGTTATCTGCGGGAATGGAGCCGAGCCAAGGGTCCTGGAAGCCGCTGGGATCAATCAGACCGATGTGGTGGCCGCCGTGACCGGCTCTGATGAAACAAACCTGGTGGTAGCCACCCTATCCCGCATGGAGTACGGGGTACGCCGTGTGGTAGGAAGGGTAAATAATCCTAAAAATGCATGGCTCTTTCAGGGAATCATGGGAGTCGATGCCGCTCTTAACCAGGCCGATTTAATGGCTCGACTGGTGGCAGAGGAAATGACAATGGGCGATATGATGACCCTTTTAAAGCTACACGGCGGTCAATACTCTCTGGTAGAGCGTATAGTGGACCCGGCATCTCCGGCCGCTGGGAAAACGGTAAAGGAGATTAATCTGCCCCTGGAATGCGTTCTTGTTGCTATCCTTCGAAAAGACCAGCTTCTTCTTCCCAGAGGAAACACCCATCTGATTGCTGGTGACAAGGTAGTTGCAATTGCCCATAACTCTTATTTGGACCATCTGGCTGAGACACTGGGATCAGAAAAATAG
- a CDS encoding potassium channel family protein, translating into MRMIIVGCGRNGSGLALALSKMGHNVTVIDSNPGSFKELGPNFRGETIEGIGFDQEVLLKAQIKKTDALAAFTSSDESNAVIARISREIYHVPKVVARLHDREKAEIYKRLGVQTLSSTAWGIQRAVDLLCYSPLHTIFSMGNGDVELVEIETTPLMEGHKASELSIPGEVNIVSITRGNKTILPTTGTALQKGDILYVAAAISSFDRLKRLFGISNGKGI; encoded by the coding sequence ATGAGAATGATCATCGTAGGCTGCGGACGAAATGGTTCCGGCCTGGCACTGGCATTAAGTAAAATGGGCCACAACGTGACCGTCATAGATTCCAACCCAGGATCATTTAAAGAACTTGGCCCTAATTTTCGGGGAGAGACCATAGAGGGAATTGGGTTTGACCAGGAGGTCCTCTTAAAGGCACAGATCAAAAAGACCGATGCACTGGCTGCCTTTACCTCCAGTGATGAATCCAATGCGGTAATTGCACGAATCTCCAGAGAAATCTATCACGTACCAAAGGTAGTCGCCCGTCTTCATGACAGGGAAAAGGCCGAGATTTATAAACGGCTGGGCGTACAGACCTTATCCTCTACAGCCTGGGGAATACAAAGGGCTGTGGATCTGCTTTGCTACTCACCGCTTCATACCATATTCAGCATGGGGAACGGAGATGTGGAGCTTGTGGAAATTGAGACCACACCTCTCATGGAAGGCCATAAGGCTAGTGAACTTTCCATCCCAGGAGAAGTAAACATTGTATCCATTACCAGGGGAAACAAGACCATACTGCCCACAACAGGTACTGCACTGCAAAAAGGGGATATTCTCTATGTTGCTGCCGCCATATCTTCCTTTGACCGGTTAAAACGCTTATTTGGAATTTCCAATGGAAAGGGGATATAA
- a CDS encoding response regulator produces MNLNNRKILIVEDDKQIRNFISYSLDQEGFAYVTSGTGQGALSILLSDQIDIMLLDLGLPDLDGMEVIKKVREWSELPIIVVSARDQDKEKAAALDLGADDYLTKPFSATELLARIRVALRHLNQHNGPERAQNHLQAGDLQIDFEKRLVYLENQEVHVTPMEYSLLTLFFKNMGKVLTTKQILTEIWGIHYGNDTQALRALMAGLRRKIEKNPAKPRYIITEIGVGYRLVDE; encoded by the coding sequence ATTGTTGAAGACGACAAGCAAATAAGAAATTTCATCAGCTATTCCCTTGATCAGGAAGGGTTTGCCTATGTCACATCAGGCACCGGTCAGGGGGCTCTCTCTATCCTTTTGTCGGATCAGATTGATATTATGCTCCTGGATCTTGGACTGCCGGATCTTGACGGCATGGAGGTGATTAAGAAGGTGAGGGAATGGTCAGAGCTCCCCATCATCGTGGTTTCTGCCAGAGATCAGGACAAGGAAAAGGCAGCGGCACTTGACTTAGGGGCAGACGATTATCTCACAAAGCCATTTTCCGCCACAGAGCTTCTTGCCCGAATCCGGGTGGCACTGCGGCACTTAAATCAGCACAATGGACCGGAAAGGGCCCAGAACCACCTTCAGGCAGGTGACCTACAAATTGATTTTGAAAAAAGGCTGGTCTATCTGGAAAATCAGGAAGTACATGTAACTCCTATGGAATACAGCCTCTTGACCCTGTTCTTTAAAAACATGGGAAAGGTACTGACCACAAAGCAGATACTGACTGAGATCTGGGGGATTCACTACGGCAATGACACCCAGGCCCTCCGGGCTCTTATGGCCGGCCTCAGGCGGAAAATCGAAAAAAATCCAGCCAAACCTCGTTATATTATAACGGAAATAGGGGTTGGGTACCGGCTGGTTGACGAGTAG